In the Mya arenaria isolate MELC-2E11 chromosome 11, ASM2691426v1 genome, one interval contains:
- the LOC128207176 gene encoding melatonin receptor type 1A-like: MDMIGSNITMNVSNETTMGAVGPSRAAMYIGASIMLIALILGLFGNFLVMIVIIRRKDIANIIHLFVVSLCINDIINLGINNTMVTSSYLIGKWPTGLLGCELSTHFTVILMGSSLWHTALIAIHRLVVVVFNNFYKKISKKGYTIFLLVFCRVVPLLFLCQPSLGHMAYYEPKLIRCIVKKNYGPFTLLVSIFLMMIPSFILIVCYIAIFIKVHQSSQAFRANRQKEWLKREIQITKMFGIVFLLIMIGYIPYGIVRAIDKTLSYDANFYVAITVFFAVANCFNPVVYGVMDRQIRKACFEALNIRRRNEGEDSPEFQNKETMTNHTRMSIDMEDSPAIPLKSKMKENDE; the protein is encoded by the coding sequence atggataTGATCGGATCAAATATAACGAtgaatgtttcaaatgaaacaacGATGGGCGCGGTAGGACCGTCCCGGGCCGCAATGTATATCGGTGCATCAATAATGCTTATTGCACTAATTCTTGGACTTTTTGGAAACTTTCTTGTCATGATTGTGATTATTAGGCGAAAAGATATTGCCAATATTATTCACCTTTTTGTTGTGAGCTTGTGCATCAATGACATCATAAACCTAGGAATAAATAACACCATGGTAACAAGCTCGTACCTGATAGGAAAATGGCCAACCGGCCTCTTGGGATGTGAGCTGTCCACTCATTTCACCGTTATCCTGATGGGATCGTCTTTGTGGCACACTGCTTTGATAGCGATACATCGCCTGGTTGTTGTGGTattcaacaatttttacaagaaaatttcaaagaaaggtTATACAATTTTCTTGCTGGTGTTTTGTCGAGTGGTACCTCTGCTTTTCTTATGCCAACCATCGCTAGGACACATGGCATATTATGAGCCGAAACTGATTAGGTGCATAGTGAAGAAAAATTATGGTCCTTTCACACTTCTCGTTAGCATTTTTCTAATGATGATTCCGTCGTTCATTTTAATAGTTTGCTATATAGCAATATTTATAAAGGTTCATCAGTCATCACAAGCATTTCGGGCTAATAGACAAAAGGAATGGCTAAAACGAGAGATTCAAATTACAAAGATGTTTGGAATAGTATTTCTGCTCATCATGATCGGATATATACCTTACGGAATCGTCCGCGCTATTGACAAAACTCTGTCATATGACGCCAATTTTTACGTGGCAATCACCGTCTTTTTTGCTGTCGCCAACTGCTTTAATCCAGTAGTTTACGGTGTAATGGACCGTCAAATACGGAAAGCCTGTTTTGAAGCATTAAATATACGAAGACGTAATGAGGGCGAGGACTCTCCGGAATTCCAGAACAAAGAAACAATGACCAACCACACGAGAATGTCTATAGACATGGAGGATTCCCCTGCAATACCTTTGAAAAGCAAGATGAAAGAGAACGACGAATAG